AATCTCGTGGCTGGGCCGTTCCTCCAGATCGATGTCGATGTTGGGGTGGGCGGCGAGGAAGGGCGCCAGAGCCTCGGGCAGGAATTCGGCCAGGGCGGCGGTGTTTGACAGCAGCCGGACATGCCCTTTCAGCCCCTTGGCGTAATCGCCCAGCTCGCCGCGCATGCGCTCGACCTGCTGAAGGAGGAGGCGGGCGTGATGGACCAGCGCCTCACCCGCCGGAGTTGGGTGGACGCCGCGCCGCCCGCGCTCCAGCAGCGGCACGCCGAGCGTCTCCTCCATCCCGCGGATGCGCGCGCTCGCCGAGGCGAGGGCGAGGTGCGTCCGCTCCGCACCGTGGGTGATGCTCTCCGCCTCCGCCACGTTCAGGAACAGCCGCAGGTCGGTCAGGTCGAAGCGCATGGGACGGGTCTCCGGTGGGGTGCCAGCCTTCGTCTGAACCGAAGGCTGGCTGCGTGACATCCACATTGCCGGAAGCCGAGGCTAGGCTTCAAGTGGTGGGCATGACCGACCTTCCCCTCCTCATTGTCGCCGCCATGGCCTTGACCTTCCTGCTGGCCGGGTTCGTCAAGGGCATGATCGGCCTGGGCCTGCCGACCGTTGCCATGGGTCTGCTCGGCCTCGTCATGCCGCCCGCCGAGGCGGCGATGATCCTGATCGTGCCTTCGCTGGTGACGAATCTCTGGCAACTGGCCTTCGGCCCCGGCCTCGGTGCCACCATCGAGCGATTCTGGCCGATGATGCTGGGGATCACGCTGGGCACCTGGGCAGGGGCGGGGCTGCTGGCCGGCGCCTCGTCGGGGCAGGCCGCGGCGGCGCTGGGCGGGGCCTTGGCGCTCTACGCGGTGGCCGGGCTGGTGAAGCTGCCGCTGCGGGTGCCGCCCGCGGCGGAATCCTGGCTGTCGCCGCTGGTCGGCGTGGCGACCGGGGTGGTGACGGCGGCGACCGGGGTCTTCGTCATTCCCGCCGTGCCCTACCTCCAGGCGCTGGATCTGGAGCGCGACCGGCTGATCCAGGCGCTCGGCCTGTCCTTCACGGTGTCCACGCTGGCTCTGGCCGCCGGGCTGGCGCAGCATGGGCTATTCGACGGCACGCTGGCCTGGGGATCACTGGCGTCCCTGCTGCCGGCCCTGGCCGGGATGGCGCTCGGCCAGAGCCTCCGCCGGCGGGTGCGGGCGGAGGTGTTCCGGCGCTGTTTCTTCCTCGGCCTGCTGGCGCTCGGGCTGTTCCTGATGCTGGAGCATCTGAGGTAAAGAGCTACTCCGCAGCCGTGCCCTGTGTTGCCGTGCCGTGCGCCACGGCGTCCGGGTCCTTGTGGGCGAACCAGCGCTTGAAGCGCCGGGACAGCGCGTCGAGGTAGGTGAGGATCACGGGCACTACCAGAAGGGTGAGCAGGGTGGAGCTGATGAGGCCGCCGATCACCGCGTGGGCCATGGGTGCGCGCTGCTGCGCGCCCTCGCCGATGCCGAGCGCCAGCGGGATCATGCCGAAGATCATCGCCATGGTGGTCATGACGATGGGGCGCAGGCGGATGATGCCGGCCTCCACCACCGCGTCGCGCAGGTCCACCCCGCGGGCGCGGGCCTGGTTGGCGAAGTCGACCAGCAGGATCGCGTTCTTGGTCACCAGACCCATCAGCATGATGAATCCGATGGCGCTGAAGATGTTCAGGGTGGAGCCGGCGACCAGAAGCCCGAGGAACACCCCGACCAGCGACAGCGGCAGCGACATCATGATGGCGATGGGCTGGAGGAAGCTGCCGAACTGCGAGGCCAGGATCAGGTAGATCAGGATCACCGCCAGCAGCAGCGCCTGGGTGGCGTAGGCCGACGTCTCGGCGATGTCCTTGGTCGAGCCGCCGAAGACGATGCGGTAGCCGGGCGGCAGCTTGATCTCCGCGATGGCCGCCTGAAGCTCCTTGCCGGCGTCGCCGGCCGGGCGGCCCTGGACGTTGGCCTGGACGTTCACCTCGCGCGACAGGTCGCGGCGGTTGATCTGCGAGGCGCCGAGAGTCGTCTCGACCCGGCTGACCTGCGACAGCGGCACCATGCGCGGCGCCCCCTCGGCGTCGTTGGAGCCGGTCAGGTAGATGCGGTCGAGGTCGGCGCGGCCCACCCGGTCGCTTTCCGGCAGGCGGACCAGCACATCGTAGGTCTCGCCGTCCGGCGCCTTCCAGGTCGACACCTTGTCGCCGGCGAAGAGGGGCCGCAGCGTGTTCGCCACCTGCGCCGTGCCGACGCCGAGGTCGCTCGCCAGATCGCGCTCCAGCCGCACCGACAGGGTCGGCTTGGCGGCCTTCAGGCTGACGTCCACGTCCACGAAGCCGCGGATGCCAGCCATGGCGGCGGTCACCTGCTTGCCGATGCGGTCCAGCTCCGCGATGTCGCGGCCCTGGACGGACACCTGGATCTGCTTCTGCACACCGCCGACGCCGGGAATGCCGATGCCGATCTGGACGCCGGGGATCGCCGACAGCCGTTCGCGCAGCGGCGGGGCCAGCGTGTTGGGCGTGCGCGTCCGCTGGTCGATCGGCTTCAGCCGGACATAGACGCTGCCCCGGTTCTTGCCGACCGACGCGCCCGTGTTCACCGTAGAATAGGTGTACGCGACCTCTGGAAACTCGCGGATCGCCGCCTCCACCTGCCGCAGCTTGGCCGCTGTGTAGTCGAGCGACGAGCCGACCGGCGTTTCCACGTCGACGATGGATTCCCCGAGGTCGGCGGCGGGCACGAACTCCACGCCGATGCGCGGCACCAGGAAGAAGCTGCCGACGAAGATCCCCAGCGCCATCAGCAGGACCAGCCAGCGCCAGCGCAGCGCCCAGCGCAGTGTCCGGCCATAGACCCGAGCCAATGTGTCGAAAGCGCCCTGGAAGCCCGCCGCGAAGCGCCCGAAGACGCCGCGCCCGTGCCGCCCGTGGGCCGCCGGGTCGTACCACAGGCTGGACAGCATGGGGTCCAGGGTGAAGGACACGAACAGCGAGATCAGCACCGCCGCCGACACGGTGATGCCGAATTGCAGGAAGAAGCGCCCGATGATGCCGCCCATGAAGGCCACGGGCAGGAACACCGCCACAATGGTCAGCGTGGTCGCCAGGACCGCCAGACCGATCTCCTTGGTGCCGTCCAGCGCCGCCTGCCGGTGCCCCTGGCCCTTGCCGAGGTGGCGCATGATGTTCTCGCGCACCACGATGGCGTCGTCGATCAGAATGCCGATGGCCAGCGACAGCGCCATCAGCGTCATCGTGTTCAGGGTGAAACCGAAGGCCGCCAGCACGCCGAAGGTGCCCATCACCGCCACCGGCAGGGTCAGCGCGGTGATCACCGTGCTGCGCCAGGACCCCAGGAAGATCATCACGATGGCGATGGTCAGCACGCCGCCCTCGACCAGCGTGCGCTGCACGTTGCTCAGCGAGTTGGTGATGCCGCGCGAGGTGTCGCGCACCACCTCCAGGGCGACGTCGGAGGGCAGGGAGCCGTCGCGGCGCAGCTCGTCCAGCGCCTTGTAGAGGCCGCGAGCCACCTCCACCGTGTTGGAGCCCTGGATCTTCACCACGTCGACGGCCAGCGCCGGCTGCCCGTTGAACAGGGCGACGGAGTCCTGCTCCTCCTGGCCGTCCAGCACCTCGGCGACCTGGCGCAGCCGCACCGGCTCACCGCCGCGCCGCGTGACGATGATGTCGAGAAGCTCCCGCGGGTTGATGACGCGGCCATCGACCTGGACGACGCGCTCCGCCCCGTTGCCCGAGACGGTGCCGGCGGGAATGTCCTGGTTCTCGTCGCGGATCGCCTTGAGGACCTGATCGACCCCGACGCCCAGCGCTTCCAGCCGTTCGGGGCGCAGCCGCACCTGGACCTGCCGCTTGACCCCGCCGGCGATGGTCGCCCGGCCGACGCCGCGCACGTTCTGCAGGCGCTTCAGGACGATCTGGTCGGCCATGGTGGTCAGGTCGCGCAAGGACCGGATGTCCGACTTCACCGCCAGGGACAGGATGGGCTGGTCGTCCGGGTTGAAGCGGGTGATCTGCGGGTCCTTCACCTCGTCCCGGAACTTGGGGCGCAGGGCCGACACCTTCTCGCGCACGTCCTGCAACGCCTGGGTCGAGGCGGTCTTCAGGTCGAACTCGGCGATCACCACCGACTGGCTCTCGTAGGAGCGGGAGGTCAGCGTCTTGATGCCGGCGATGGTGTTGACCGCGTCCTCGACGGGACGGGTGACGTCGGTCTCGACCGATTCCGGGCTGGCGCCGGGATATTCGGTGGAGATGACGACCAGGGGGAAGTCCACGTCGGGAAACTGGTCGACGCCCAGCCGGTTGTAGGAGAACAGGCCCAGCACCATCAGCGCCACCATCATCATGGTGGCGAAGACGGGGTTGTCGACACTGATGCGGGTGATCGGCATGGTGCGGCGCGTTCCCTTATGAACCCATGACCGTGACGGCCCGCCCGGCGGTCAGGCCGGGCAGGGGGGCGGTCACCGCCAGGTCGCCGTCGGCCAGCCCGCGCACCTGCACGAGATCGCCGCGCGACCAGGCGCCCAGCACCTCGACCTTGCGGCGCTCCACCCGGCCTCCGGAGACGACGAGCACGAAGGTGCCGTCCTGGTCGTGGCGGACGGCCGCCGGGGGCAGGGCGAAGGCGCCCTCCACCTCGTCGACCATCGCGTCGCCCGCGGCGAACATGCCGCCGCGCAGGGCCCCGTCGGCGTTGTCGAGGACGATGTAGACGGGGATGGCGCGGGTGCCGGCGCGGGCCATCGGGTTGATGCGGGCGATCTGGCCGACGAAGTCGCGTTCGCCGAAGCCCTCGACGCGCAGCCGCACGGTCTGTCCGGGCTTCAGCCGGGCCACGTCGTCGGCGGGCACCGCCGCCTCGACCTCGACGCGGCTGAGGTCGACGACGGAGAACATCTTGGCGTTGACCGCCAGCGTCTCGCCGGGGTTGACCGCCCGCTCGGCCACCATTCCGTCGATCGGGCTCGCCACCACCGCGTCGCGCAGCGCCTTGCGGGCGAGGTCCACCTGGGCCTCCAGCGCCGCGACGGCAGCCTGCTGGAAGCGGAAGGTGCTCTGCGCCTGATCCATGTTGGTTTCCGACACGATGTCCTTCTGGCGCAGAGCCAGATTCTTGGCGCGGGTCTTGTCCGCCAGGACGAGCTGCGCCTTGGCGCCTTCCAGGTTGCTCAGCTTCTCGTCCAGCTTGGCCTGAAGCTCCACCGTGTCGAAGCGGGCCAGCACCTCGCCCTTCCGGACGGCCTGCCCCTCGCGCAGCGGCACCTCGACCAGCCGGGCGGCGACCTCCGACTTGACCATGGACTGCTCCATCGGCTTCACGGAGCCGCTGAGCCGCACCAGCTCGGTCAGGCGGCGCGGGGCCATGCGGGTCAGTTCGACGGGCGACAACTCCACCGCCCGCTCTGCCGGGGGCAGGTTGGCCGCGGCGGGGGAGACCGCGTCGTGGCTGCTCGTGGTCCTCCAGGCGACGCCGCCCGCGGCCAGAGCCCCGACGATCAGCAGGGGCAGCAGCAGGCGGCGCCGCGGCTTGGCGGCGGGACCATCGGAACGGGCGGCGTCGATCATGGGGTGCGGTCCTTGGGTTCGGCTCTCAGCCCGGCGAGGACGAGGTCGAGATAGGCGTCGAGGTAGGATTCGGCGGAGGCCGCGGCGGGATCCGGCTCGAAGGGCCGCAGCGAATGGTTCCACAGCGAGAGCATGCTGAGCGGGGCGGCGATGACGCGGGCCATCTGCTCGACATCGACGGGCCGGAACTCCCCGCGCTCGATGCCGCGGCGCAGGATGCGCGTGAAGAAGCGCCGCCCGCGCAGGACGACCTCCTCCATGTAGAAGCGGGCGAGGTCGGGGAAGTTCTGCGCCTCGGCGATGACCAGCTTCGACAGACCGGCGTTGGGGCTCTGCTCCATCTCCCAGAAGCCGCGGGCGAGGCCGCGCAGGAACTCCTCGCTGCTGCCGGTGAAGCTGTCCAGCAGGTCTTCGCCCATCTGGAACTGCGGCAGGATGGACTGCCGGACGACGGCTTTGAACAGCCCTTCCTTGTTCTCGAAATAGAGGTAGGGCAGCCCGACGCTGACGCCGGCCCTGCGGGCGACATGCTCCAGCTTGGTTGCGGCAAATCCGCGCGAGATGAACAGGTCGCGCGCCGCCTCGATCACCTCGGCGGGGCGGGCCTCCTTGCGCCGGGACCGGCGGGAGGGGGGAAGGGGAGAGCTGTCGGGCATCGGCATGCGGCTATAAATGAATGTTCATTCAATATGGACTGACCTTTGTAAAGTCAAGTGGTTGAGGGGGCTGCGGTGATCGGCCCTGCAAGTTTAGGGCGTGACAGGAATCGGTCTCTCGCCTGCCTTGGCAAAGATCGCAACAGTGTCGGCCGGGACAGAAAAAGGGCGAAAACGGATGAACAGCATTTACCTGAAAACCATTCCAAAGGGGCTATGAAAAAGGGAAAGACCGTGGAATCAGGACATTACACCCGCCTTGTTGCTTGACAGCAGGCACCATTACATCGCAAAGAGAGGGTAACGCTTTCGATCTTTGTGCAATCAGCACGGACCCCTCCTCGTGGCTTATCGTGACTTCACCGCGGCTCGCACCGCCGGTGCCGCCCTGATTCTCGCCCTCGGCTTGGCGGGTTGCGCCTCGAACGCTCCGGAAACGGCGGAGCTTGCCGTCAAGGCCCCGGAGGTGGCCGTCGTCCCGATTGATCCGAACGATCCGCTCGGCCGCTGGGTCCCCCACATGCGTGAGGCGTCGGAGCGGTTCGACGTGCCGGAGAAGTGGATCAGGGCCGTGATGATGCGCGAGAGCGGCGGGCGTTCCGTCGTGAACGGCCGCACCATCACCAGCCACGCCGGCGCCATCGGGCTGATGCAGGTGATGCCCGGCACCTACGATATGATGCGCACGCAATACGGGCTGGGCTCCGATCCGTCGGACCCGCGCGACAACATCCTGGCCGGCACCGCCTATCTGCGGGAGATGTACGACCTGTTCGGCGCGCCGGGCTTCGTCGCCGCCTACAATTGCGGCCCGGCCTGCTACGCCTCGCACCTCGCGGGCAAGCAGAGGCTGCCGCGCGAAACCCGGATGTACATCGCAGCCTTGACGCCAAATCTCCGCGGCGCGGCGCCGCGCGAGCCGTCGCAGGCGGCGGGCGCTAGTGCGATCGAGGTCGCCATCGTTCCGGCGAGCGCCCCCACGCCGCCGCCCGTGGCGGTGGCCGCCAAGCCCGCCGTCAAGCCGGCGGCTCCGGAGCCGGTGGCCGTCGCCGCGGTGGTTCCGGAACCGGTGGCGCCGGTGCCGCAGACCCCGGCCGCTCTCGCGCCGATCGCCGTGGCCGCCCTGGAACCCCGCCCGGCTCCGCTGGTGGTGGAGCCGAGTGGCCGTGGCGAAGCCCGTCCGCCCGCGGAATTCGTCGCCGCCA
The Azospirillum brasilense genome window above contains:
- a CDS encoding sulfite exporter TauE/SafE family protein, with translation MTDLPLLIVAAMALTFLLAGFVKGMIGLGLPTVAMGLLGLVMPPAEAAMILIVPSLVTNLWQLAFGPGLGATIERFWPMMLGITLGTWAGAGLLAGASSGQAAAALGGALALYAVAGLVKLPLRVPPAAESWLSPLVGVATGVVTAATGVFVIPAVPYLQALDLERDRLIQALGLSFTVSTLALAAGLAQHGLFDGTLAWGSLASLLPALAGMALGQSLRRRVRAEVFRRCFFLGLLALGLFLMLEHLR
- a CDS encoding efflux RND transporter permease subunit, which codes for MPITRISVDNPVFATMMMVALMVLGLFSYNRLGVDQFPDVDFPLVVISTEYPGASPESVETDVTRPVEDAVNTIAGIKTLTSRSYESQSVVIAEFDLKTASTQALQDVREKVSALRPKFRDEVKDPQITRFNPDDQPILSLAVKSDIRSLRDLTTMADQIVLKRLQNVRGVGRATIAGGVKRQVQVRLRPERLEALGVGVDQVLKAIRDENQDIPAGTVSGNGAERVVQVDGRVINPRELLDIIVTRRGGEPVRLRQVAEVLDGQEEQDSVALFNGQPALAVDVVKIQGSNTVEVARGLYKALDELRRDGSLPSDVALEVVRDTSRGITNSLSNVQRTLVEGGVLTIAIVMIFLGSWRSTVITALTLPVAVMGTFGVLAAFGFTLNTMTLMALSLAIGILIDDAIVVRENIMRHLGKGQGHRQAALDGTKEIGLAVLATTLTIVAVFLPVAFMGGIIGRFFLQFGITVSAAVLISLFVSFTLDPMLSSLWYDPAAHGRHGRGVFGRFAAGFQGAFDTLARVYGRTLRWALRWRWLVLLMALGIFVGSFFLVPRIGVEFVPAADLGESIVDVETPVGSSLDYTAAKLRQVEAAIREFPEVAYTYSTVNTGASVGKNRGSVYVRLKPIDQRTRTPNTLAPPLRERLSAIPGVQIGIGIPGVGGVQKQIQVSVQGRDIAELDRIGKQVTAAMAGIRGFVDVDVSLKAAKPTLSVRLERDLASDLGVGTAQVANTLRPLFAGDKVSTWKAPDGETYDVLVRLPESDRVGRADLDRIYLTGSNDAEGAPRMVPLSQVSRVETTLGASQINRRDLSREVNVQANVQGRPAGDAGKELQAAIAEIKLPPGYRIVFGGSTKDIAETSAYATQALLLAVILIYLILASQFGSFLQPIAIMMSLPLSLVGVFLGLLVAGSTLNIFSAIGFIMLMGLVTKNAILLVDFANQARARGVDLRDAVVEAGIIRLRPIVMTTMAMIFGMIPLALGIGEGAQQRAPMAHAVIGGLISSTLLTLLVVPVILTYLDALSRRFKRWFAHKDPDAVAHGTATQGTAAE
- a CDS encoding efflux RND transporter periplasmic adaptor subunit, which encodes MIDAARSDGPAAKPRRRLLLPLLIVGALAAGGVAWRTTSSHDAVSPAAANLPPAERAVELSPVELTRMAPRRLTELVRLSGSVKPMEQSMVKSEVAARLVEVPLREGQAVRKGEVLARFDTVELQAKLDEKLSNLEGAKAQLVLADKTRAKNLALRQKDIVSETNMDQAQSTFRFQQAAVAALEAQVDLARKALRDAVVASPIDGMVAERAVNPGETLAVNAKMFSVVDLSRVEVEAAVPADDVARLKPGQTVRLRVEGFGERDFVGQIARINPMARAGTRAIPVYIVLDNADGALRGGMFAAGDAMVDEVEGAFALPPAAVRHDQDGTFVLVVSGGRVERRKVEVLGAWSRGDLVQVRGLADGDLAVTAPLPGLTAGRAVTVMGS
- a CDS encoding TetR/AcrR family transcriptional regulator, with translation MPDSSPLPPSRRSRRKEARPAEVIEAARDLFISRGFAATKLEHVARRAGVSVGLPYLYFENKEGLFKAVVRQSILPQFQMGEDLLDSFTGSSEEFLRGLARGFWEMEQSPNAGLSKLVIAEAQNFPDLARFYMEEVVLRGRRFFTRILRRGIERGEFRPVDVEQMARVIAAPLSMLSLWNHSLRPFEPDPAAASAESYLDAYLDLVLAGLRAEPKDRTP
- a CDS encoding lytic transglycosylase domain-containing protein, yielding MAYRDFTAARTAGAALILALGLAGCASNAPETAELAVKAPEVAVVPIDPNDPLGRWVPHMREASERFDVPEKWIRAVMMRESGGRSVVNGRTITSHAGAIGLMQVMPGTYDMMRTQYGLGSDPSDPRDNILAGTAYLREMYDLFGAPGFVAAYNCGPACYASHLAGKQRLPRETRMYIAALTPNLRGAAPREPSQAAGASAIEVAIVPASAPTPPPVAVAAKPAVKPAAPEPVAVAAVVPEPVAPVPQTPAALAPIAVAALEPRPAPLVVEPSGRGEARPPAEFVAATDRDAPTAARSGRTPSRTVETLVAEAMLPPHAVGKGERVVIRFVSQRSGGCGSLEGRDRVCVALAGGEGAGL